agAAGAAAGAGCTGAATATATCAGAATTATCGGTCTATTTCCAGCCGATACCGAGATCAAAAATTGGCGATATTGCTCGTCGTGATCGCAGTacatgcaaattttatgcagtTTCCATATAAAACTACTTGCTGACAAATGACAGTGAAAATAGCCAACCATTATCATAGGAAAGCTCACGTAGAGCAATAGTATATATTTCTAGTTATTTTTCTTCGTTCATTTTTTTAGTTGATATACATCGAATAATTTTAGTGTATCATCGACATGGCGCCTCTCAACTATTGGAATCGTATTACGATCATTCTCTTAGTATGTGCCCAGACTTTTGTGACCGGATCTCATTTTCGCGGTGGAACCGTATCTTGGAAACATAAGTCTTCCGCTGGAAATACACATCGTGTAAGCCACTACttataatatgatttttttactaaattgaAAGTCACAAAGTTTAGCAATGACCAATGTTTATTGTAGCTAAATTTATACAATAAAAGATCgagtatttaattttactgttttccTAAATTGTTTCTGTTGTTATTGTTTGGACATGGCTCAATCGCTTTTAAATTTTAAGTAgtggaataaattttttttctgtcgTGATGTTTAATTTTCTAGTTTATTGTCCGTGTAATGTGCAGTAATTGTTTGCTCTATTAAGTACGAATATAAAAACTATGTCTCATTTCGGATAATTTTACGGAACATGTGGTAGAATTACACcagattttttaaaaagttaaacCGATTAGAAGGACGCAAAGTTAAAGCATTGGTAATTCTTTAGATCGAATTTAGTTTTCGTTTTGGATGGAGGCGAGACTCCTATGCTTCTTGCACCGACGCAACGATTCAAACCCAAACGCTTGGATATGATGGAGGTAATTGGATCTTGGATAGTAGAGGAAGCAGCACGGATTTTCCACGATCGGTGGAAATCAAATGTACAACATTTGATCCGTCAGAAAACTGGGCATATGGATACAATGACTTCGAGGCCAATATTACAGCAAATGGGCCTTTCAGTATACAGTGAGCCATAAAAATTCAGCTTATATACTTTTATATACTTCTGCTTGAGCGTACACATGGTTAGGCAAAGTTGTAAATACATAGGCTACTCATTTCCAGTTCATGTACTCATACCACtatgatgtaataaatattcattattattatttgctcAATAATTTTTATATGCGTCGAAGAGAATCACACCAAGGTTACAAGATTATTTTAAGCCAAAATATAGTTGGGTACATTTTCTCAGTAAAGTTTATAAACTCGCTTGACTGAAGTCCGACAATACGGTTCATTTGAACAATCGCCAATGGAAATTTAAAAGCCCATACTCAATTACCAAATATTAAATTCAGTGGCCAAAAATGGTTTTGAAGCGCATTTGCTCTTTCGGTGTAAATTACTTGAAATTATGGTGTTAAggttatttaaaaatgttggaCGTTCGACTTATTCCTGCTGTCATGTCAAACTTTGATACCATATCTGAGATATATTTTCAGGTTTACTGGTAATGCCTGGATTGGCGGATTAGAGTTTGGTGCAAATTCCGGCTGGTCAGTTGGTCTGTTTAGCATAGATCTTATAGTTCGATCGGACAGTGGATACCCGAATAATCCACCTGCGACATTCAGTTTGCCTGTCATAAAGTAAGTAAATTTTAGCCGTATGGGCTAGCCATGCAATTAAATTATACCTACAAATGAATGTCCAATGTCTTCATTTTCCAGATTACAAGCGAATTGTCAACGTGTCATCGATATTCTATACTTAGACAGAGACAATGACACAGTTACTTGTCGATACGGCGCTAATAGTCAGGAGTGCGGCGGAATATGTGGTCAATTTTCCCATTTTACTCTTAACGAGGtactttattacttatcgattttaatcggtaagtatgttgataggtatttgtctgtctgtttgtttgtctgtctgttaaatgcacgcgatatctcacgaaagcaagattgaatctgctccagattttgcgtgtgcattcatcatatgtcgtaccagtagcctattgaatttggatgaattatgtcgtataattagcgagttaataattatttagtaatgggacacaagatgtcactatggattaagagcgctgttttgggatccactaactttcgatcgataagtcttcggtctctgaccgatattctcgttatgatATTGAACTGAAAATTATGACAAATTCTATGTTTTTTCTCAAAACTTATTATCATTGAAGGAAAAATGTCAAATAACCTACGATGGATTGAGTTCTGGCAACCGATTGGTCCCAGTGGCTCTGATGTTGTCCGATCACCCAAAGCGAAATATAACGATCGGAGGAAAACCTGTCTCTGCAACTGATTCAATGAGTTCCATTCCTCTGCAATTCTTAGTCAGTAGTAAGTTATGGATTAGTTAACAATTTTACTACCAATTCAGTATTTGCTGACAAACTTGAGAGCTCAAACTCTTCTTGTTAGCAAAATAATTTCCTTGCTCTCCAAACtgtttaatatcatttttatgtttttgggAAAAATTTAGGTGAGGTGTGCAAACTGTTGGGTCAATAAATGGTCCTGTCGCATGGACAGTGTAAGTAAGGATCGTTGCAACCAGTAAATTATAATTCGtagaaaaacttttttcaaattgactGTCACCGTATTTAATTTATAATGGGATTAATAATTCCTGTCTCAAATATTTTACGTTTACAAAGTTATTAAAAATAgttgaatgaatgaatttttcTTAATTTGTAAAACTCTACTTTTTAAATCAAAAACATatactaatttaaattaattgaaCAGTTTTTCGCCCTAACAATGCCTTTATTCTttgcaaaaaatgataaaatatcgATATATAAGCAACAACGAATCTAATAATAATTAGTTATTATTTACTATTTTCGGATCTTTCTTTACCGCAGACCCGTTTATTACAGAAATTGAATGGCAAttccagtggcgtagcaagactctcgaaaatcgacgactccttggcattgttacgtaacaaaacgatttgaacAGAACTaccatcaacgttataagatgtgcattactggttttgcaatgcagcttttggttttgcggctcaaatttctaaattctaaccgcttggccCCTTTACGCTGTGGGCCCTTCTGCGACCGCGGGGTTTGcaggggtggatgctacgccaatGGGCAATTCATTAtcagtaatgttttttttatcagcaATTGTAACAAAGTAATAAAAAGTAGTTTATAATAAGCGATAATAAACTCTTGTCATGAAGGTCACACTGGTACACAATAATCTCATTTTTAGTTTTTCCATCTAATGATGCATGCGACTTGATTCCAACGTATCCAAATTTTGGAATACCAGAGAATGCTGTTGTCGACATTACTCAAACTAACGGAGTTCTCAACAATACTCTTTATGCCAATCCTAGCACCACACAAATAGCGTGAGTTgcttaattttcatttataccGTACCGCctactatttttgttttgtgaattacagtaatcagttttttttttattcaaatttgaactaTACGTGTATACGTGTACTCAAGTAAAAGCAGAAGAACATTTGATATGATCTATTAGCACCTATTAAACACTTggttacaaagaaatatatataccaaGGTTTTGGTGATTTAGTTGCAGTTTATTATTGAATACCACAGTCTGAATATAATTGTATCATATTTTATTGCGTACGTATCATCAAGAATTTTTAGGGGTGCGATAATGGAATATTATCTTAATTATTACACAAAACGTGAACTGAGTTTGTGATCATTGCCAAATGACTTGCTTCAAAGCGTCAGTCAACTGTAAAATTGACCATGTTCAACCACCGAAACCACATGGGGAAACTTCGTAACCAATAATGTGTACACAGTACACACTGAGTGCAGCAGACcagttattatttattgaatatattctgacttatttcaattttcaaataacttCAATGGATATCATTTTTTTGCGAAAGAGATGGAAGCATTACAAAAAACGACGTGCTTTTATATGGCAATCTGGTCGTTGGTCTATTTATGTCTTGCTGGTATATTCACAAACCTCCGAAAGTATTTGCTGCTACTATAATACACTATCATTACCAAATGTCTTATTTTCGGTAAAAGCATTACATGTCGTTTTGTGATTACATGTTTATGCGTTTAGATATAATATAATAGGACATTGTGTGCGATATAAGAAATTGacttttgatcattttttcCTATAGGCAAAATTCCTTATCGCGCTCATGTTTGTAACTTTTTGGCAAAGGATGTTTtgctaaaaatgaaaaaaagtttcaCGCCTACATGTTCGGCTAATTTGTTCCTTCCCAAAGTTGTGGCAACAGAGCTGACCCTCCATGTGTATTTATTCAAGCTTTGCTCTATTGTTTTTCAGCATAATTCGCTTCATCATTCTCGGACCACTTGGTTTACAATATTCATCTGTATACTTGTTTGATAGTGGAATATATGCTACAAATATTATATGGATTCCATCGTCAGACCAGGGAGGCACACATAGAATATGCTACCACGCGGTGGATGCAAATAAGTATGAATTATTTACCAATGATTCCGCTATCAAAAGTAATAATCATTCGGTAATCGTGACAGTTACAGTTTAATTTTGAAGATTAACATGTTCTTTAGAATGAGAAAATGGGAAATATTGGTTTCATTCAACTTTTTTAACATTTCTCTGTGAGATGTTATCTCAGCTTGCTGGGCAGTTCCACTTGCTTCTTTATAATTGCGCCATGGtctttttgaatttaaatttttacattgATAAAAAAAGCAATGATAGATGATGGTTATGATGTTTCCTTCTGAATTATTCCGAACTTACCATTCGcgctgtttttgttttttttatacagtAAAAATGGCCTGCAGCGATGCTTCAGTGTTGTGGTACCAGGTAAGAATATTAAATGTTATTCATAATCCCATCCACTTTCGGTCAAGTTATACTATTTACATGGAGCTTCGAAATTTACACCCTACGAACTTAATAATCTCCTTGTATTGTTCGTAAGCACTAacatgggtactcccgaagtatgtgaaccaagatggcggacaccggaacgtagtatgtctacctagttagggttaggccataattttgttccaattttcctcattgtATTACATTCTATTAAGAGTTTGGGTAATTGGCAagtgattcccgtagtatttgtacctaaatatatggcctaatcctaatctggtgcacatactacatttcggtgtccgccatctcggttttacatacttcggaagtGCCCTAAAATGTATTTGATGTATCTAGAGGCtaattttaatcatatttttgtgtttattaAAAGAAACCTCAAATTTGTGCGACAATGGCTACGAAGGATCAGGAGGTTCTTCTGTTTTTGACCCTGCAACAGGAAAATGCTCTTGTACGCGGTCATGCTGGGAATTATCTTCAGACGAAAAATCGTGTGTTCGtgagttgtttattttatttctgaaagaATGAAGGTACAGCATTATGACAAAACTTTATGAGTGAATAAAGTTTTTCTCATCGTATTGTACAAATGAATCAATATTTGAGCACAAGTAATATTTCAGCTTTTATGAATGTGTCTTGCAATGGAGTTGATATAGATCTTACAATTGCCGGTTGTGCCTCCACCAAAACAATCGTAGCAGGTTCAACAAGTTGGTTTTTCTCCCAAAGTCAATGTCAATCTGCCAAAAGAAATTCAAATTACGAACTGAGTTTTGATGCACAAGATTGTGGAGTTTCTTGGCAGgtaggaatatttgaaaatgtgttTGTCAAACTGTTTTTAAAAAGAATTGAGTAAAAAGCGTGGTTACAACTTATCCCTCTTCTGTGGTAAGAGAACATGCTATTAACGGGTACTTAGTCAACATCATCTAAAATCTAAGACAAATATATGTACGCTGAGTTTGTAACTATAGAAAAAGACACATCACTGGAAAAAAACATTTACGCGTTTCGAATTGGATTGTGGAGTCGAAGTTTAAGAATGGTTGCGGGTATTGAAGTCACATTTTTCCGCAATAACGTATCAGAAACCGGCAAATAACGTGCATACGCTAATATTTTTTGCTTGAATAAATAGCCATGGCTTTGCgtatgaataaaataaagtcTCGTAAAAGGAGACTCCTATTGTTTTTCAAAAGCTTGAGTGAGTAAAGGTTGTGTTGAAATGGAAGTGCGCCATGTTGGCCATTTAATTCTTGCTCATTAATCATTCTCACATTATCTGTACGGCATCTTTTTTCGTAATTAGCTTATTTTCTGGAGCTTGTCAAAAACAATATTACTTGTAATTGTTTACAGATTAGCTCCGCATTCATTGAATATGCAATGAATATATGGATATGGGAATGTACACAGTTTGGTCTTACTGTGAGAGGTCAGTGGTTGAATGTCCCAGTTGTTTGCAGTGTTCCATTATCACAGAATTTTATCGGGATCTTTCATCCCAGTTCCTGACTTAATTGATaattttcttccaaaagaaaTAGCCATTGTTGGAATGGGAACTTTCACcttgttttttcacttttttcggACCAACTCTTTTGCGGTAAGTATTCTATTATTGAAATACAATGAGTTAATTTTTTTAGAGAgtaattttattatgttttgcTTTTTAACTACCGCTTATTACTTGAAAACGATAGCAATGTttgaatatatgaaaacaaGGTTCCAATGCTAGATATTGGTGTTTGCATAATATGTAATATAATGGCGGTAATTCATGAATCAATATGTAACAGATAAATGTTAGGTAAAATATCAAGTTTTTTAGGTATTAAAGTTAGTTTGGAAAGAATTAAAAATCCCAAAGCGAGTTTAACCATCTTAAGCAGTAAAACAACTTTGAAATCGATTGTTCGATAAGTTGAGAAAATAACGATTTTTCTTCCACAACAACA
The sequence above is a segment of the Styela clava chromosome 7, kaStyClav1.hap1.2, whole genome shotgun sequence genome. Coding sequences within it:
- the LOC120328786 gene encoding uncharacterized protein LOC120328786 gives rise to the protein MAPLNYWNRITIILLVCAQTFVTGSHFRGGTVSWKHKSSAGNTHRIEFSFRFGWRRDSYASCTDATIQTQTLGYDGGNWILDSRGSSTDFPRSVEIKCTTFDPSENWAYGYNDFEANITANGPFSIQFTGNAWIGGLEFGANSGWSVGLFSIDLIVRSDSGYPNNPPATFSLPVIKLQANCQRVIDILYLDRDNDTVTCRYGANSQECGGICGQFSHFTLNEEKCQITYDGLSSGNRLVPVALMLSDHPKRNITIGGKPVSATDSMSSIPLQFLVSIFPSNDACDLIPTYPNFGIPENAVVDITQTNGVLNNTLYANPSTTQIAIIRFIILGPLGLQYSSVYLFDSGIYATNIIWIPSSDQGGTHRICYHAVDANNKNGLQRCFSVVVPETSNLCDNGYEGSGGSSVFDPATGKCSCTRSCWELSSDEKSCVPFMNVSCNGVDIDLTIAGCASTKTIVAGSTSWFFSQSQCQSAKRNSNYELSFDAQDCGVSWQISSAFIEYAMNIWIWECTQFGLTVRGQWLNVPVVCSVPLSQNFIGIFHPSS